The Papaver somniferum cultivar HN1 unplaced genomic scaffold, ASM357369v1 unplaced-scaffold_54, whole genome shotgun sequence genome segment aaattaaaaaattacatgaaacatgaatttgtatccataaaactcgaataaattaatcacaagaagactttatagattaatttagtcggaaatgctcaatataagaaaacttacagagcgatacattactttcacatagaagtggatcaggaaaagatcaatgctgcagaatattcaaaattccattctatcttttatctatatttgcataaagacataatatacttgacttttgacatatatgatataatcatagttcacggacataaacacacatatcacataaaatattttcgcaatatataaaaccattaaagattaataatgcaaaatcatcttccaaataacttagaatttaaataaataaatctaaaacattacaagatgaaaatcattggcgataactatgtgtaatcacgatttgctattccaaaccctagttatccttcttaaacacaagaataaattctcgtaagatatttcctagatattaagattcttgaaaaaaaaattattgtccCCGAACACCTTGTCGTCAACAGAcgttggaacataaggttcatgaagaaaggagtcaattccaacaaaccttcttgactgataccgaaccagggccttcGGAATTTCAAGAGAACTTaagacaatagcctttatttgatgCATCTTCATTCTTGTTTCTTTcagctcttcaagaacaccagagaacttctgaagatttgaggggttGGCCCttagtttcttcatattcttcctttttctcttcaaagttgtagaggaatgagatttacCTTTGTTTTTCATGATTGAtgtcttaacaatcatattaacatcttttccattagaaaatatgatgcttggagtctccattcaaATATGGGGTTGTGAGAGAACTACACAAAACTATCTCCACAtgcaatcttttgataaaaagagttttcagataaggaaaaaggaatgtaaggttacgaaacctatatacagagtaagtaggattcacgtacgaacaactctcaaccctaaaaaAAGGTAGAATTGTCAGTTTTAACCCTCTTTTACCAATCAAACAGGgtaaaccttttcaataccaTGAAATGGTCAACATAAttccaacaataaaacaaaacaaaaaaaattcttttcctaAAACCTAATTGTGCATGACTTCTTGTCTCTTTGAATTCAGGCATATGAGACAAAAtacactttcaacacaattagaatgtgttggggtgaacaataatttgttcaCCATGTGATTCTTGTATGGAAATCTCAATTCCCTTTTTCATAGAATGTTTAGACCTAGTTCTTTTCTGTATAGGTataattttttctttagaaattaacttcttcggagatgacttaagtttacatacctcagatggaTTCGACTTCAGAACAAGTTTAAGTTTGTTTGCTAATCGActtgctctccgttgaagtttgttgacatatcttattttatgtttgtacttgaaaaaatttgagagttcatgacccttcaaagtacaataagaacacgtGAATGTGGAGGACAGTTCAGGTATCATAGCcgagcatgctgctaaacaaattgaATTACGTGAAACATGTGAGCTAGAATTTTCAGTAGAAAGAGTAATattcattttatcctccaaagtggtcgaagaagtttctcaaggaacaatatcaagattgatgtacgtattgctacaattatcaaaattaatattttctccaaggagtgcaacacttgatttttcatcttcatttgaatcaaagtaatccgacatttcatcaagagttgcaacaagacctttgttaccATTGTATATTCTACGATtttgacactcatttgcaaaatgaccaaaacctttacacttgaagcacaatggcatatcttcatcatcagtgtcgacagtgtccttgtttttaggagggacatGATCATGAAGTTTAACTGATGATctgggtttatctctggtgaACTGCTTACCTTTTTTTCAAAAGAAAGTCTATAAATTGTCTTATGATCAGAGAGACTGAATTGTCGAGATCCTCATCTgaagaatcagtctcaataggatcatccacagagtaacctacacttttacttttatcaagtaatttagtgtttttttgtgctttgaaagcaatatcctttccagacttggatgtatgctcatgatcaaatatctttaacttcctAACAAgaatatttctggaaagagtatcaaggttatttccttcaacgatgtcgtgtttcttagaatcgtatctagctgacagagacctgagaattttcatcacaatgtccttttcaggaatagtcttacccaatgcaaaagatgcattaacaatttcagacactttgtgatcaaactcacaaataatcttcatcagccattcgaaggttttctcaAACAGAAttcaggttttgaagcctagcttcttcttcagaggtattcccttcattGAAAATCGCGTTTATCAATATCAAAATTTCATGGTGGTATATTGACATCAACAATCTTTTTCATCTTTTGTGTTTGTTATACGGTATGCAAATGCAAAACGCAGAAACAAGTTTAATTCACTTCAGATTTTAAGAGGGGTGCAAGAtgctttttatatttttttttataatttttgggCTTATTAGACTACATGGTAGTGGgtattttgtaatgattttttagGCACCTCTCCTTTTTATGGGAGACCATGAAAGACTTAGACCATCCATTCTACTAAGATAAGGGGTATCCTAATTACAAgaaatgaccaaattaccctttaaataaataatattctattttttatttttatttttatttttattttaattaaaccattttatattaatttaatttttattttaatttattttgattttggtttagtttgtgatttaattttaatttaatttaacttctttaaaaaaaatttaaaaattatattttttttagtaacattttttaatgttaattttatttcataaaacaaattgatttttttttaaataaaataatttttaagCGTTTGAAAAAttgttttttggtttgtaatGATGCTACTAGTGGTGTAGGCAGTTTTATTTTTCACAGATTGGGTGTACGTAGCTATTCATTGTGtgtagctattcaaaaaggtatTGGAACTCAGCTTGTTACCAGGCTACCAACCAAAGTTTTGTACGAGTCTTAACATTTTGTTTATcggattaaaaaaataattaatattttagtaaaatatttaaaagaaaaacgcgcaattgggggataccaAAAATAAtcgggggatataaattactaacCCCATCCAATAGTggttgctaaggggtgttttttgggagcgaaaaatactaaattaccctttaaaaacataaaactaaaacctaaaatcaaaatctaTATCCACTCTTTTGTGTAAGTTTAGTCtagagaaatcaaaatcaaacccttCCAAGTTCATGAACTGAATCATAAACTGAaactttatgattttgattttagaatATTCTAACCCAAACTTTATGGTTTGGGTTAGAATCATAAACTTAACTTTTCTTGTGCCGGCATTGTGTtcatgatgaatgccatgttgatttcCTCTACCGGCACCGTCTTAGTTTGAATACCATGCTGATACTTTGTGTCGGCATTGTTTTCCATTTGAATACCCTGTGGATATCTTGTGTCgatattttttttagtttgaatACCATGCTGATATGTAGTACCGACATGGTTTTTagtttgaataccatgccgatatctAGCGTCGGCATGGTCGATTCCCAAGTATACGGTGTCGATTTGAGGACAAAAACATGCAGAAAATCTTGCACCATGTGCCAGAACTATTAGCAGCATGATAATGAACTTTCTGTGCCGGATGTGTACTTACAATTCAAAATTGGGGAATATTGTACGCCGGCACGGTGAAAGTATGAATATCATGTCGATTTGGTCCCTGCTggcactgagtttttcaggcgtACTAAGGACGAattcaatgaataaaaaaaatcaaatttgaatACATTAATGCATATACATGAGTAATTGTAGCACTTGTATGTTCAGCTCAACTTGTTTACTTTCCTGagttggttcttcacctaaacTTTCACGATCATAAATATCTTAATTTAATATcgttgcatcaacaaattcaatggAAATGATTTATTCTAACGATTATCAAACTAATatattaacttaactaattatatttaACCAGTAAACATGATTATTGAAGACTAGATTAGAAATTATATAAATTACCCGGATATGGGTGGCCTggatttactatttaaatcttGTTTTGTCATTTTCCATATCCTCCGATTGCGCATTCTTTAAAAAgtcaaatctaaaaaaaatggaaaaatgaaattaaaactaattgtttacgttttattttatttttaaaaaaaattagagaaaaatgtttttataaaaaattatttttttgttgtttatttttttcACTTTTAAGGGCATTTTGGCCATTTACCAAAATATACGGATAAGGGGTGTTGAGTTTTACTTCTAAAtacttatcaaaaaaaagaagatgGTCCTCTTCGAAATTTCCATGGTGCCCAAAAAAACGTCCATATTTTGGTCCAACAAGCCCTTGTCCAATATTGGCTACGTACCAACCTCtatgaaaaaatttaaaatttgtacCTTTATCTTCTTTGCtaaattttttgtatttttattgatcttctttgctcTTCTCTCCTTCTTGGGGGTTAGGTTCTTTCCCCTCTAGTTTTTGTTCTCTATTTTCATACAATATTAAATAAATTCTCTCCCGAATTTGCTAAAAAGATATAACAAAAAAAGTAATAAGGTATTGATATTTCAAAATATCTAATTTATCACCATAACATATTATTGTAATAGGTTTGCATTCATGGAGGATCAAGAAAAAGTTGCACAGAACGGTACTGGAACAACCTGTATTGGTGTCCTCCTCATAATAGTGAAACCAGCTTTTTCATCCATGTCTAATTCCTCACTACTAGCACCACCAGGCAATTCCCAGTCGAATGCGAACAAGAGGTTAGCAAGGACAAGTTCTACGACTGCAAGGCCAAATGACATGCCAGGACACCCTCTTCTTCCAGACCCAAATGGAATAAACTGAAAATCCTGACCTTTAAAATCGATGGGATTGTTTATGAATCTCTCTGGACGGAACTCCTCTGCTTCATCCCATAATTTGGGGTCTCTTTGAAATGTCCACACATTGATGAAAACTTCCATGTTTGGTGGAATATCACAGCCACCTATTTTTGCACTGCCTGAAGACCTCCTTGAATATGTTGGTATAGGCGGATGCATTCTTAGCGTCTCTTTAACGATGCATTTCAAGTAGTCCATTTGATTAATATGGTGTTCTTCCACCTTGTTAGTTTTGTTTCCAACCACTCTTCTTACCTCTTCTTGTGCTTTCTTCATCAGTTTTGGATTCTTTATAAGCTCTGCCATAGCCCAATCCACGACAGTTGCTGATGTATCAATTCCGCCAACAAACATGTCCTGTTACAgaaaaacttcgataaattaatagtcCCGGAACaattttattactattatttcAACGAAATAATCAATTTATGGAGACAAGATTTAGCTTACGCAAACCCAGTTGGACAAgagaaatttattattttagctaagttattaatttatcggagattaatttatcgaagttctgAGATAGAGACATGCAAATATATAGAGGCATAAAGAGAAGTTGACATACCATAATTAATCCTTTCATGCACTCTCTGGTGAAACTGGAGTTATTCTTTCCAGCGTGAGATATAAGTATTTCTTTGAAGCTTTTCTTTTCGTCTTTGTCATGATGACTATGATCTACTTGCGAACTTATACGGATGCTATCGTCGATAATCTGATCAAAGAAAATATTTAATTCTTTAGCGGCATTTCTCAGTTTTGCATCAAATCCACTGACTATATCTAACCATTGAAGCCATGGAAAGAAATCTCCGAAACTGAATGCACCTGCCAATGAATTTGCTTTCTCTATCAACTCAATAAATCCGTCAGTATATTCCTTGTTAAAATTATCTCCGAGAGAACACCTGAATACTATGGCGTTTAACACCGTAAACACTGTCTCGGTCAGATTAACGACGCCGCCCCGCTCGCGAGCTATGTTTTGAATCATTTTATCAACTTCCTCTTCTCTTATATGCTTGAAAGAATTGACCCTCTTTGGACTCAACAGCTCAACAACACAAAACTTCCTTAGTTGTTTCCATTGCTCATTATACGGAGACATAATTATATCATTTCCACCGAAAAAGAGAATTTTAAAAGCTTTTGCAGGGAATCTATCTGCGAAAATAATGTCATGGGTCTTCAGAATATCAGAAGTTGCCTCTGCGGATGAAACAACAAGAGTTGGCTTGCTGCCAAATTTGAAGAGCACCAGTGGACCGTATTTCAAACTCATTTGATGAAGGAATTGGTGAAATAGAGGAGTTATTTGATGAAAATTCCCGATGATCGGAATCCGAGGCGGGGAAGGCGGTAATTTGAGCTTCGGGTTTGATCTAAGTTTCCTTAGGATGCAGAAAATGACATAGGAAAAGAGAAGAGTTAGCAATGGAAGCATGATGGGATGAAACAACATGGctgcatatattttttttttgaacaatggGCTTTCTCATTAACAAACAACAAGTattatatttcattttttttaataattaatttAGCTACTTACCAAGATTGTACTAATTAATGTATTAATATCAAAAGATTTGTTACCATAATTTTTATCATTAAGCTGGGTCCAGATCCCATGTCCCCTTCTTCCTTGTGCCCTCATGTCCCTTCCTATAATGTATCGACACGTGTCTCTTCTTTAATTCCCATAATTCTTACTGTTAGAAAATCTCATTATTTTGAGAAATGAAAGCCGAAAGATAATCACTTTCCTTTGTTGGCGTTAAACCAAATCTGAACCTAATATCTACTTGTTAATCAACAATGTTTTCTGTTGAAAGGAAAAATCAACACAGTTCATAAATCATGAAcgattaaaaataaaaactattCATGTGCCAAATGATCGTCAAGCATAACGCAAGCTGGATTTTGGTAAGAACATAGATTTCAGAATTTCTTTAGATGCTAATTCTAATTAAGAGTCAAATGCAGTGATAAATCAATTCGCTCGAGAATAAGCAAAGCACAAATTCCAGTAATGTTTGGAGAAGGGAAGGATTGAATATCAATCCCACTTGGTTTGAAGGCTAGTTGATGATCGCAAGCATGAGTTTGAAGGATTATCTCTTAATATCCCATGTTCGTTACGATCATGTTTTAATACTCCATGCCCAGTAAGCTGAGGTAGATGGGGTAATCGTATCATTTTCTaaaacaacatcatcaaaattTTATTCTACATGAATGATGGACTACTACTAATACCTTCGACAAAatacaaaaatcaaatcaaattttattttaagcttgggtttatTTTGTTAACGTACTGCAACTCACTGATGTATCTCATACAATTAAGAAAAGATGAACTTGTTaaaaaaattaatattgagaAGGAATTTGATTCTCTTAGCGCCAACAAAGGAAAGTATTTTATCTTTCCGCTATTGTTTCTTAAAATAACAAAATCTTCAAACTGTAGAAAATATGGGAAGTAAATAAGATACACGTGTTGATACATTATAGGAGAGACACGAGGGCACATGGAAGAAGGGGACATGGGATCTCGACCCCATTAAGCTAAGTGGGTAAGGCAAATGCGTGAACCTTGTCATCTTTTATCTTAAATGATacttgtccatatttttggatgaaaATCAATGCATTAAATTTTCAAAAATGATTTCTGACTCTCAAATTCTCTGCGCTCATTGGCCATTAGTCTCGACACGTCGGCATAGATAAATCTTTTCGATCAAGAATATCTTTTTTGATCTTTGTGACTCCCAAAACAACTTAaaagaaagcatgatattttggTGATTCTCTTGCAGTAATCACCCATCCTGCAGGCCGGTTCTTTTTTTGAGATTCAGTAAACTGTGGACTATCATAGTAACTGCTAGTTTTTCCTCCCGCGGGAATGAAAGTTAACAAATCGAAATGATTTTAACCAATTATATGCCCACAAATAAGTAAaagaataatataaaattttatgggttggagataaaactttatttttcctaatatttaggattttatattcaAAGAACGTCTTAAAAATGATGCCACATATGAAACATCCAcattcaccattggagaagctctataTAATAATCCATTCATTTTTGGACAAGACCATTTTttttgtaggagtgaaatatcgcacatgttagtaagcatgcgaagtgaagactatataatttaaacgagggagatcgcacacatgaaggttgagatgacgcaccagatgatgtcagcaaagtcacgagtaagtGTGAAGATCTATGCGAAGTATAGTCTGTGCGAGAACGAGTGAGTGTACAAGAGCGAGTGTATCACatagagattccgaaaataaaggatctcttagctgtcatccactatgtaaatacatatataaagagaaaggcaggagagagaGGGGGGatcattattattttctttatcatcttctttcCTAAAAGAGAGCTCCAAACACTCATTAATGGGGTCTCCATGTAATCCAGATGTaatttcaacaatcatagtgaaccctaaccccgtggatgtagatcacattgatcgaaccacgtaaatctcgtgTCTATTTATGTTTCTTGCACTTATATTGATAATTAGAAGACTTATTTGATTTGATCTAGAAATTAGTATTGTGTCTTATTTTACATTTTCATCActtttatcttcattttcatgttaAATAAGTTTAGATATAGAAATTGTTAATTGGGcgttagttgtgggatttcctgcaactacaatttggcgctagaaacagggagagaataaaagattttatcctacctGCAATAAATCTTACCATATCTACAAAATTCAGAAGAAAAAGCCAAAGTTCgtggagaaaatggaagtttcaattgaatattttcatgttcaagAGAAAAAACAAGAGGTAAACCTTTGGAGGAAACAAAGGAATGCGAAGATAAAGATAAGAGGAAGAAGCtgtgatttctgtcacaaacagaaattcgcacagatggttcaaggttgAGCGAACAAGCAAttggtcacgggttcgaatttgcGCAcatacatatttttcattttcttcccaTTTCCAGAGGCGCATGTTCGAATCCTCCCACCTTACTCATATTTTTACCAGGGTTTCTCCAAGTGCGAATAATATAATAAGTAAAAGATGTTATACCTTTATTTTGCACGAAGGTGCTTGAACAGTTGGTTAAGGAAGCACCGTGTATGTTCATGGTCGCGTGATCGAATCCTAACACACACATATTTTTTCATTTTCGCACAGTTATCTCGCAGAGTAGAGGAGATGTTGGTCTTTTATTatgatgcaactacattttggcgttaGAAACATGAAGGAGTAAAGGATTTTATCCTACCTGCAAGAAATCTTACCAGATCTAcaaaattcagaagaaaaaaccaaagtttcgaggagaaaatggaagttttaattgaagattttcatgttcaggagaaaaaACAAGAGGCAAACCTTGGAAGGAAACAAAGGAATGCGAAgataaagataagaggcagaAGCTGTGgtttctgtcacaaacagaaacCCGCATAAATAGTTCAAGGTTGAGCGAACAAGTAATAGGTCACGGGCTCGAATTCGCTCAcatacatatttttcattttttctcatCTCCAAgggagaataaaagaacaacAGAAAAACATTAAGTGTTTACTTCATAGAGGTGCTTGAACAATTTGTTAAGGCAGCAGCGTGTGCGTTCGTGGTCGTGTGATCGAATCCCAACACTCGCATATTTTTTCATCTTCGCACAGTTATCTCGCAGAGTAGAGGAGTAGTTGGTCTTTGATTACTTCGCAGAGGTTTAGCATGGTTCGCACACTTGGTCTAGTTTTTCGCATGAGAGGGTTCGCACACTTGTTCTTTTATTAGTTCGCACGATCTTTGGTTACTTCGCACAGTAATTTCGTACAGAAGAGAATCAACACAGTTGGTCAGTGCGGTACTTCGCAAGGAGCAGGTCATGGGATCGATTCTTGCCTCTCGCACATTTGTTTTTTTTATGCGAAATTTATATAGAATTTCCTATCACACAGTTGGTTTTTGATTATTTCGAATGAGATGCTTgaacagttggtatggtgcgagaaaatgcCAGAGGCAGGTCAAGatgttcaagtctcacttctcacacttctttttgttgTGCAACGTTCATACATTTCAACAGCAACTCGCATAAAATCTAAGTACCACTTTCTTAAAACATTTTACTTttatagaaaataaaagatttttgatttggtttacaaaacgcgatacaaTCGCACAATTACAGAGATTTCATAATTACAAAAATTCGAGAAAAATCTCGCATATATCAATTTTTAagatttctcttgaatatttgttttgcttcaaatgatatggtaTTTAACATGGAGAGAAGTAGGGGGGAAAATAAGACCTCACGGACAGGCAAGTAAGACCTTTACaaaggctgcataagacctcattaggatcatttccatggaaTATATTTATCAAATGAGACGAAACAAGTCattcaaaggaaatcaaaacaaacaaaaacgatttgaacttacacataaatgaaaatttttgaaaaaataaatgttgaatactaatctacATTCTTATTTTCATTACAGCATAGCATGAGGCAAAGAACATGGAGCAATAGTTTCGCATGATTAGTTCATAATACTTCTTATTCGTATGCAaagacggatacttcttatatttcgaggattagtaTTTCTTAtaattcttcaaggatacttcatacttcgcatacttcaaggaatgatacttcatatatacttctcaaagatccagaacttcacaaaagaatagaggcaagtacgtacttttcaagaaaAAGTGTTCTTTCACgtagttccttcatcaacaaagatcaaagactactccaacatcaCGCATCTCgcaccaacaactacaacaaggtggatttttccttaaaaatCACTCTTCAAGCGATATTCAAGAacaaagaggcaaaatgtaggagtaaaatatcgcacatGTTAGTAAGCATGCGAGGTGAAGACTATATAACTTAAACGAGGGAGATCGCACACATCaaggttgagatgacgcacctgatgatgtcagcaaagtcacgagtaaagtgtgaagatctatgTGAAGTATAGTCTTTGCGAGAATGAGTGAGTGTACATGCGAATGTATCACatagagattccgaaaataaaggatcccttagctgtcatccactatgtaaatacatatataaagagaaaggcaggagagagagagagatgggatcattattattttatttatcatcttcttcaacaaaagaGAGCTCCAAacactcattaatggagtctccatgtaatccatatgtaatttcaacaatcatagtgaaccctaaccccgtggatgtagatcacattgatcgaaccacgtaaatctcgtgTCTATTTATGTTTCTTGCACTTATACTGATAATTAGAAGACTTATAtgattagatctagaaattagtattggggtgttagttgtgggatttcttgcaactacatttttCATTTTAGTCCAAAAATAGGACAAATAGAATTGATATCTCTTTTCCAAAACGAAGATAGTATAAGAGATATTTTTATCCTTGATCACACTTTTTGAGAGAACAAGGAAATAAGGCATATTTTGGTGATTTTGGAATTTCTCTTAACTGAATTAAGGGTTTATGATATTTTTCCTTTGTTATTTTTCAAGTAGTTAAACCTTTCATATTGGTCAAGGATGTGATCAGATACGATAAATATGTTATCTTAATCAAATCATTATCGTTTTTGTTCAATTATTCGTAATTGTCATATATGATTGCATGAATGTTTTCTTAGGAGCGCTACTAAATGACCATGAATGCATATCTATAGCTAGACTaggtgtagatggtgaaatttgagtGAAGGCTAAAATGATCATTTTGGGTAAATGTTAAGACTAAGGGTATAATGGTAATTTTATATATTAGGGCACAAACAATTATTAGTAATCTCCCTCAATGTCCACGATGAAAATGGAGTTCAAATGATGAGGCTCAGCACATAAAGAAGTTTTTGAGGATAGGATAAAGCTCTCATCACTAAAAGACGAAGTTTGACCTCGATCTCCGCCCTCGTCACTAAAATATGAAGTTCGGCCTTGACCTCAGCCTTCATCTCCTAAAAAATGAAGTCTAGACTCAGCCTAAACCTAAGTCCTCGCTGTCAAAAGACCAAGTTCAGCCCCGACTGTAGCCCTCGTCGTTAAAAGTCAAGTTCAGCCCTGACTACAGCCCTCGTCACCAAAACACAATCATATCCCCGACTTCAGCACTAGCTATGAAAAGGAAAATTTCAGCCCTGATTGCTAAAAGACGAGTTCGGTCCTAACCTCTGTCCTGGTGGCAAAAAAAAAGCTCAACCTTAGCTTTAGTCCTCGTTTCAGAAAGACGCAATTTAGTTCTCATAGATCAAAACCAACTCTCACAAAGGAGACTCATCCCTTGGTCTACAAGGCACCTGTGGACATGATTTCTAGCATACGTCCTTGTGAAACATGCTGGTCATGATGCCACATTTCTTAGCACACGTCCCCTCAAGACACGCTGATCTTGTAGCTCTGAAGAATAATCAGACGTCCACGGCTGACTCATAACCATGAGCGGAGACTTAATGTCTCCGGTAAGTACGATATTCGCCCCTATCTGAGATCAGGGACTGATTCCGAGTACATTCCAGCGAGATACAACTGGTCATATCTATTCTTGGCCACAACTCTTCTTACCAGAGCCTCGTGAGAAACTTTCCTGCGAGATACACTGACCATTCTGCCTCCTGGCCTCATGAAAGACTTCTAAAACATCCTCTTGATATATATTGGTCTTATATCCCCCATTATATGGTCACAATTGACTCTTAGCACATCAATgcgagatacgctggtcaaacAAAAATATTCCGTAGGCCTTATTGAAACGCCCTAATAAGGACAAAATACATTGTTAGCCTCGCTACCAGTTCAACGAACTGAAAGAGACTCAAATTCTATAGAGTAAATCCCTAGACGACCTTAAAATTTCTCTGAGCAATGTAAGCCCAGTTTAGCGCCTTGTACGATCAAAAGGCTTAGGCATAAGCCTCACCTAAGGCATAtgcctctttttcagcttctcaAACACGCCCACGGCAAGTAATTTAAGTCTGAATCCTACTGAAAAatagggtataacaaccacacccaataattcgttcgaaaatctgtatggactaaatttaatataattccgagagcaccagcttataaagcgagctcaatcaagaaatatactaaTGAATCATATcgcaatttctcaatacaatctacaatcaaacagaaagaaatcTGTGATCCcgattgatatgaaaaataacttggacggtaccaaagaccaatgcccaagtgtcaatcaatttatatcaacaaccaaaggttggatttaccaattgattgaattacacacaacctgtgatatttcaattatataaaatata includes the following:
- the LOC113343088 gene encoding cytochrome P450 71A1-like, which gives rise to MLFHPIMLPLLTLLFSYVIFCILRKLRSNPKLKLPPSPPRIPIIGNFHQITPLFHQFLHQMSLKYGPLVLFKFGSKPTLVVSSAEATSDILKTHDIIFADRFPAKAFKILFFGGNDIIMSPYNEQWKQLRKFCVVELLSPKRVNSFKHIREEEVDKMIQNIARERGGVVNLTETVFTVLNAIVFRCSLGDNFNKEYTDGFIELIEKANSLAGAFSFGDFFPWLQWLDIVSGFDAKLRNAAKELNIFFDQIIDDSIRISSQVDHSHHDKDEKKSFKEILISHAGKNNSSFTRECMKGLIMDMFVGGIDTSATVVDWAMAELIKNPKLMKKAQEEVRRVVGNKTNKVEEHHINQMDYLKCIVKETLRMHPPIPTYSRRSSGSAKIGGCDIPPNMEVFINVWTFQRDPKLWDEAEEFRPERFINNPIDFKGQDFQFIPFGSGRRGCPGMSFGLAVVELVLANLLFAFDWELPGGASSEELDMDEKAGFTIMRRTPIQVVPVPFCATFS